A genomic stretch from Octopus bimaculoides isolate UCB-OBI-ISO-001 chromosome 15, ASM119413v2, whole genome shotgun sequence includes:
- the LOC106869375 gene encoding U6 snRNA-associated Sm-like protein LSm1, whose amino-acid sequence MSYLPGTASLVEEIDKKLLVILRDGRTLTGFLRSVDQFANLALHRTIEQIHVGKKYGDIPREIFIIRGENVVLLGEIDVENETSQDLEQVTIDEILEMQREQQLRQLEEEDRKKKALLERGVHPHTDSLQDD is encoded by the coding sequence ATGTCTTATCTGCCTGGAACTGCTAGTTTGGTCGAAGAAATAGACAAAAAGCTGCTTGTCATTCTCCGAGATGGTCGTACATTAACAGGTTTCTTACGAAGTGTTGACCAGTTTGCCAACCTTGCTCTACATCGAACAATTGAACAGATCCATGTTGGTAAGAAGTATGGTGATATTCCTCGTGAAATCTTCATTATCCGTGGAGAAAATGTTGTTTTATTAGGAGAGATAGATGTGGAGAATGAAACCAGCCAAGATCTGGAGCAGGTCACCATTGATGAAATACTTGAGATGCAAAGGGAACAGCAATTGAGACAATtggaagaggaagacagaaagaagaaagctctTTTGGAACGTGGAGTTCATCCTCATACAGATTCTCTCCAAGATGATTAA